The window GCCCGCCGCTGCCAGCGGCGGCGGTACGGGCGGACGAGGTGGCGACCCGGCGACCGGCAGACAAGGTGGCGGCGCGGCGGCGGGTGCCGAGACCGTCATCGACCTCGGCCAGCGCTGAACCGGCCAGCGCTGAGCTGGCCGGCAAGCAGCGCGGCGCCGGCCAGCACGGCGGCGTTGCCGAGCCGGGCGGTACGCACCGGCAGCCGGTCGATCCCGGGCAGCGCCGCCGCGTGCAGCGCGGCGCGTACGCCCGCGACGAACCGGTCGCCGAGCCCGACCACACCACCGCCGAGGACGACCACCTCGGGATCGAGCAGGTTGGCGGCGGTGGCCAGCCCGGTGCCCAGCACCCGGGCCGCCAGGTCGGTCACCTCCAGCGCGACCGGATCGCCGTTGGCGGCCGCCGCCGCGACCTCCTCCAGGGGCGGTGCCGCACCGCGACCGGTCCGGGCCGCGTACTCGGCGGCGATCG is drawn from Micromonospora sp. Llam0 and contains these coding sequences:
- a CDS encoding ROK family protein, with the protein product MAGTGDPVTIGVDIGGTKIAAALVVAAGTGTGGAIVVGGDVVVGRHGFAGSVGHLPAARRLGRRCGCGAVDHVEAYAAGPAIAAEYAARTGRGAAPPLEEVAAAAANGDPVALEVTDLAARVLGTGLATAANLLDPEVVVLGGGVVGLGDRFVAGVRAALHAAALPGIDRLPVRTARLGNAAVLAGAALLAGQLSAGRFSAGRGR